A single window of Pseudomonadota bacterium DNA harbors:
- a CDS encoding zinc-binding dehydrogenase, translating into MRAAVMRHNRLQVEDLPMPEPGRGEVLVKTLACGICGSDLHALKHTRELVEGAARSGGPFIMDLEREVVMGHEFCAEVVDYGPDTPVSVARGARVCAMPVLIRGSQLATIGYSNDHPGGYGEYMRLAAPFLLPVPNGLATAHAALTEPMAVGVHAVAKARLERDDVPLVIGCGPVGLAVIAALKLAGVAPIVAADFSARRRELALAMGADVVVDPAVASPYTSWREAAVWRDADRAPKLPPWMPGPALRPAVIFECVGVPGVIEQIMVGAVSGARIVVVGVCMQRDSFEPMFGINKELNVQFVLGYSGDEFAATLRHIAEGELPVAPLITGTVGVEGVADAFAALASPDTHAKILVEPWHA; encoded by the coding sequence ATGCGCGCCGCCGTCATGCGTCACAACCGTTTGCAGGTCGAAGACCTGCCGATGCCCGAGCCCGGTCGCGGCGAGGTGCTGGTCAAGACCCTGGCCTGCGGCATCTGCGGCTCCGATCTGCATGCCTTGAAGCACACCCGTGAACTGGTGGAAGGCGCGGCGCGATCCGGCGGGCCGTTCATCATGGACCTCGAGCGCGAGGTGGTGATGGGCCACGAGTTCTGCGCGGAGGTCGTCGACTATGGCCCCGACACGCCGGTCAGCGTCGCGCGTGGCGCGCGGGTGTGCGCGATGCCGGTCCTGATCCGCGGCAGCCAGCTCGCGACCATCGGCTATTCCAACGATCACCCCGGCGGCTACGGCGAGTACATGCGCCTCGCCGCGCCTTTCCTGCTGCCGGTGCCGAATGGCCTCGCGACCGCGCACGCGGCGCTTACCGAGCCGATGGCGGTGGGTGTGCACGCGGTCGCCAAGGCGCGCCTGGAACGCGACGACGTGCCGCTCGTGATCGGCTGCGGGCCGGTCGGGCTGGCGGTCATCGCCGCGCTCAAGCTGGCCGGCGTGGCGCCCATCGTCGCCGCTGATTTCTCCGCGCGGCGGCGCGAACTGGCGCTCGCCATGGGCGCCGACGTGGTGGTCGACCCCGCGGTGGCTTCGCCCTACACCAGCTGGCGCGAGGCGGCGGTATGGCGCGATGCCGACCGCGCGCCGAAATTGCCGCCGTGGATGCCGGGCCCGGCCCTGCGGCCGGCGGTGATCTTCGAGTGCGTGGGCGTGCCGGGCGTCATCGAACAGATCATGGTGGGCGCGGTGAGCGGGGCGCGTATCGTGGTGGTGGGCGTGTGCATGCAGCGCGACAGCTTCGAGCCGATGTTCGGCATCAACAAGGAATTGAACGTGCAGTTCGTGCTCGGTTACAGCGGCGACGAATTCGCCGCGACCCTGCGCCACATCGCCGAAGGCGAGTTGCCGGTCGCTCCCCTCATCACCGGCACGGTCGGCGTCGAGGGCGTGGCCGATGCCTTCGCGGCGCTCGCGTCGCCCGACACCCACGCCAAGATCCTGGTCGAGCCCTGGCATGCCTGA